The following proteins are co-located in the Solanum pennellii chromosome 8, SPENNV200 genome:
- the LOC107028781 gene encoding uncharacterized protein LOC107028781 isoform X1, whose protein sequence is MLTSSLRLPFLPLPHSHPVFSPLNFTKVVHFNNPNCPLNPISSSKRCGSTSSSSNGHTWPDGDAERYCSNDNLRKEDDYAIQMFGSDEELSSQIPTQVQTLVEGSGSVLVSEYKPVPDVDYLQELLAIQQQGPRNIGFFGTRNMGFMHQELIEILSYALVITKNHIFTSGAAGTNAAVIRGALRAEKPELLTVILPQSLEKQPPESQELLSKVKHVIEKPHNDHLSLLEASRLCNMDIISQVQQVICFAFHDSRLLMETCQEAKNLRKIVTLFYLD, encoded by the exons ATGCTAACTTCTTCATTGAGGCTTCCTTTTTTGCCTCTTCCTCACTCTCATCCTGTATTTTCCCCTTTGAATTTCACTAAAGTTGTTCACTTTAACAACCCCAATTGTCCACTCAATCCTATTTCATCTTCCAAAAGATGTGGTTCAACAAGTTCATCTTCCAATGGACACACG TGGCCAGATGGAGATGCTGAAAGATATTGCAGCAATGATAATTTGAGGAAAGAAGATGATTATGCAATTCAGATGTTTGGTTCTGATGAAGAACTCAGCTCTCAGATTCCAACTCAAGTTCAGACTCTTGTTGAAGGCTCAGGATCAGTTTTGGTGTCAGAGTATAAGCCAGTTCCGGATGTGGACTATCTGCAG GAGTTGTTAGCTATTCAACAACAAGGTCCAAGAAATATTGGCTTTTTTGGGACACGAAACATGGGATTTATGCATCAAGAACTTATTGAGATTCTAAGCTACGCCTTGGTCATTACG aaaaatcACATCTTTACTTCTGGAGCAGCAGGCACCAATGCTGCTGTCATAAGAGGTGCTCTTCGTGCTGAGAAACCGGAGCTGCTAACAGTGATATTGCCACAGAGCTTGGAAAAACAACCTCCAGAAAGTCAGGAGTTATTGTCAAAA GTGAAACATGTGATAGAGAAACCTCACAATGACCATCTCTCACTGCTAGAAGCTAGCAG GCTGTGTAACATGGACATCATTTCGCAAGTGCAGCAAGTTATTTGCTTTGCCTTTCATGATAGCAGATTGCTTATGGAAACATGTCAAGAAGCCAAGAATCTTAGGAAGATTGTTACTCTTTTTTACTTGGACTAA
- the LOC107028781 gene encoding uncharacterized protein LOC107028781 isoform X2 has translation MLTSSLRLPFLPLPHSHPVFSPLNFTKVVHFNNPNCPLNPISSSKRCGSTSSSSNGHTWPDGDAERYCSNDNLRKEDDYAIQMFGSDEELSSQIPTQVQTLVEGSGSVLVSEYKPVPDVDYLQELLAIQQQGPRNIGFFGTRNMGFMHQELIEILSYALVITKNHIFTSGAAGTNAAVIRGALRAEKPELLTVILPQSLEKQPPESQELLSKVQTGNAKISWNSLWHHLPLGETCDRETSQ, from the exons ATGCTAACTTCTTCATTGAGGCTTCCTTTTTTGCCTCTTCCTCACTCTCATCCTGTATTTTCCCCTTTGAATTTCACTAAAGTTGTTCACTTTAACAACCCCAATTGTCCACTCAATCCTATTTCATCTTCCAAAAGATGTGGTTCAACAAGTTCATCTTCCAATGGACACACG TGGCCAGATGGAGATGCTGAAAGATATTGCAGCAATGATAATTTGAGGAAAGAAGATGATTATGCAATTCAGATGTTTGGTTCTGATGAAGAACTCAGCTCTCAGATTCCAACTCAAGTTCAGACTCTTGTTGAAGGCTCAGGATCAGTTTTGGTGTCAGAGTATAAGCCAGTTCCGGATGTGGACTATCTGCAG GAGTTGTTAGCTATTCAACAACAAGGTCCAAGAAATATTGGCTTTTTTGGGACACGAAACATGGGATTTATGCATCAAGAACTTATTGAGATTCTAAGCTACGCCTTGGTCATTACG aaaaatcACATCTTTACTTCTGGAGCAGCAGGCACCAATGCTGCTGTCATAAGAGGTGCTCTTCGTGCTGAGAAACCGGAGCTGCTAACAGTGATATTGCCACAGAGCTTGGAAAAACAACCTCCAGAAAGTCAGGAGTTATTGTCAAAA gtACAAACAGGAAATGCAAAAATTAGTTGGAACAGCCTGTGGCACCATCTACCATTAg GTGAAACATGTGATAGAGAAACCTCACAATGA